In Desulfomonilia bacterium, the genomic window GCGTGTGCGGGGAACATTTCAGCTCGCAATGATATGTCACCTGCCCGCGCGGTTCATCCCCGCGTGTGCGGGGAACATCCAAGGAAGAATGTCTCGATCTGCCGGATAAGCGGTTCATCCCCGCGTGTGCGGGGAACATAATCGCCGGGGTTAGCGGTTGATAGCGCCACCCGGTTCATCCCCGCGTGTGCGGGGAACATCCTGAGGAGAGACAGTGGCCGAAACGCATGAGCGGTTCATCCCCGCGTGTGCGGGGAACATTGCGTTCCGAGCTCCTCGATGTGCTGCTCACCCGGTTCATCCCCGCGTGTGCGGGGAACATTCACCAAAATCTGATGTGGCCAGAGCTATGTACGGTTCATCCCCGCGTGTGCGGGGAACATTGCCATTTCCTTACCGCTCAATTCGAGCCCGCCGGTTCATCCCCGCGTGTGCGGGGAACATCCGTTGTATGTCACTGTCGTGCCGTTCTCATACGGTTCATCCCCGCGTGTGCGGGGAACATTGTCCGGCATCGGTTGCTATCATCTTTATCGTCGGTTCATCCCCGCGTGTGCGGGGAACATTTTGCTATTCCTGAAACGGCGAACGCGCGGAGCGGTTCATCCCCGCGTGTGCGGGGAACATATCCTTCGTCAAATACCAATGAAGGTCATACACGGTTCATCCCCGCGTGTGCGGGGAACATCACAGGATAGTGAAACAAAAGAAATACTGGAGCGGTTCATCCCCGCGTGTGCGGGGAACATTTCTGCGCACGAAAATCCCCACAGACCGCCGCCGGTTCATCCCCGCGTGTGCGGGGAACATCGAGAGCGGGTTTTTCCGGTTTGCTGCCGACCCGGTTCATCCCCGCGTGTGCGGGGAACATAGATATTTTTTATACAAGCAACGGTTTGAGGTCGGTTCATCCCCGCGTGTGCGGGGAACATAAAATCTTCATTCTCAATGTCCCTGAGAATTTCGGTTCATCCCCGCGTGTGCGGGGAACATGTCCATGAATGTGGTTAATATTTTTTCATCCGCGGTTCATCCCCGCGTGTGCGGGGAACATTGATAAGTTTTATATCCCGGCCGTAATTTTCTCGGTTCATCCCCGCGTGTGCGGGGAACATACTGGTTTTACAGGGATGTTACTGATTGTCGGCGGTTCATCCCCGCGTGTGCGGGGAACATCTATCAGGGGTACCATTCAATAAAATAAGGTACGGTTCATCCCCGCGTGTGCGGGGAACATGAGCCTGACCATCGTGGTCACTGTTATGTTTACGGTTCATCCCCGCGTGTGCGGGGAACATGATTACATCTTCTTCGGAAAGCCTGACATTTACGGTTCATCCCCGCGTGTGCGGGGAACATGGAAGATGACCTGCGCTCCTTTCGAGGCGCGGCGGTTCATCCCCGCGTGTGCGGGGAACATCAGAGCGCAGGCCAGAGAGGCCGCTGATCCGGCGGTTCATCCCCGCGTGTGCGGGGAACATCCGTTGTATGTCACTGTCGTGCCGTTCTCATACGGTTCATCCCCGCGTGTGCGGGGAACATTTCCGAAACAGGCCCTGTGTTTTGATGACGGGCGGTTCATCCCCGCGTGTGCGGGGAACATTCGAAGTGGAAACCCAGAGAGAACGCGATAGGCGGTTCATCCCCGCGTGTGCGGGGAACATTCGCATAGCATGGTCCAGAATTTTATACCGCCCGGTTCATCCCCGCGTGTGCGGGGAACATGGGCATGCCCGATGTGAAGTTCACCGAAAATGGGGTTCATCCCCGCGTGTGCGGGGAACATCATCCGATGATGCCGTTATCTCGCGGCCTATTCGGTTCATCCCCGCGTGTGCGGGGAACATCTCAACTCCATAAAACGCCTGGAAGCTGGGATCGGTTCATCCCCGCGTGTGCGGGGAACATAGCATGATGTACCAGGTGGAATCAGGCCCTATCGGTTCATCCCCGCGTGTGCGGGGAACATGGTTATCCAGCTCGTCCTAGCCGATGCGTGACCGGTTCATCCCCGCGTGTGCGGGGAACATCCATCTTTCAGCCATTGGTTTTCCTCCTGTTTCGGTTCATCCCCGCGTGTGCGGGGAACATTGAAGAATCAGATAATGAGAATCATGAATAACCGGTTCATCCCCGCGTGTGCGGGGAACATGCCCTCGATGCGGAGTAAGAAGCGGTAAAATGCGGTTCATCCCCGCGTGTGCGGGGAACATTCTTATCTGTTGCGGCGTGCGTGTTGTTGAACCGGTTCATCCCCGCGTGTGCGGGGAACATTCATCCAGCAGAGTTCCCGCTACCGATAATGCCGGTTCATCCCCGCGTGTGCGGGGAACATTCCTATGCTGCGGCCCCCTCCCCATGTGTTACCGGTTCATCCCCGCGTGTGCGGGGAACATAGGGTCTGCAGCCAGAATGAGCCTGATAACGTCGGTTCATCCCCGCGTGTGCGGGGAACATCGCCCTGCCAGGGAGGATGCGGTATGATCACTCGGTTCATCCCCGCGTGTGCGGGGAACATTCAGCTCGATTCAGCAGCGAAAATTGGGGGTTCGGTTCATCCCCGCGTGTGCGGGGAACATGAGATGTAACCGACGAAGCAGTCCTTCATTTCCGGTTCATCCCCGCGTGTGCGGGGAACATGACTGCGTGACCTCGTTTTCGCCGTCAAGTTTCGGTTCATCCCCGCGTGTGCGGGGAACATTATTACGTAAAACCGGCGACGGCGTCAGTGTTCGGTTCATCCCCGCGTGTGCGGGGAACATTTGAAAAGGAATACACATATCTCCTTCACAAACGGTTCATCCCCGCGTGTGCGGGGAACATGAAAACAGATTGCAGAAAAATGTGAAGTCTCTCGGTTCATCCCCGCGTGTGCGGGGAACATATCTATATGATTGCCTGTAGCATTTACAACGCCGGTTCATCCCCGCGTGTGCGGGGAACATTCACTTCTATAAAAGAACACATCTCATATTTACGGTTCATCCCCGCGTGTGCGGGGAACATTTTATAAGATTTATGGGCATATCTTTTGTTGCTGGTTCATCCCCGCGTGTGCGGGGAACATAAATAAAGGATGAAAATCATGAGAGACAAAAACGGTTCATCCCCGCGTGTGCGGGGAACATTCTAAGCTCTAATTCAAAATATCCACCGATCCCGGTTCATCCCCGCGTGTGCGGGGAACATTTACTATCCTTAACCTTTGTCAATATACTCAGCGGTTCATCCCCGCGTGTGCGGGGAACATATATTATTATTATACATAATCGGTTATGTTGGCGGTTCATCCCCGCGTGTGCGGGGAACATACTTCTTGTATCACGTAGAATTCACTATATATTTTCAAAGATCAATTTTCTACCGATAATTTTTCTAAAATCCACCTGTATAATTTTTCTAATTTCCCGGCATAGTATTTGTGTTTGCCTTCAAATCAGCAAAACCCGTTTTTTGGTAACCGATAAAGCCACCAATGTGTTTCACGATTCGGATTCTCGATCTCATCAGGATAAATGTCGCATAGAGAATTGTCTTCAATAGTGCTTTTTTTAAAAATCTCATCCGCCGATTTGAGTCTTTCCCGGTATGGCGCAATCTGCTCCGGCGACGCATGCTCTAATGCAAGAAAAAGCATGCTCCTTCGCCAAATATCAAAATAATATTCTTCAGATACTTCCCGGTATTCGCCTCTGATCCATTCAACCCTCTTTTCCCAATCTTTCACAAAACTTTCCAGGCCGCTTTCTACAGTATCATCACTATATCCCTTAAGAATGAGATACTCGGTTAAGGCATTACATTCTCCGTGATCCATGAGATATCGATTGGGTCTCATTTTATCTTCGTAATCGGGCATAACTGCTCACCTCGGCATACATGATACTGTTTGTTATATCGCCTCATTTTCTTCTCGCCGTATCCCGCATTCATATATTCTCGGAACATGTTTCCGGCAGGAACGAAACCAGCTTTATTCCATCCATCGCCACAGGAATTCTTCGGTTCGCCCCTAGTGTCATGAAATCGAAACCGGCCTCGGCGTTTGTGCTCCAGACCATCACGGCATTACCGTCTTCAAGTCCCTTTTCAACCGTTTCCCATATCATCTCCCGGACCCTGCGCGAGACATTTCCGACATAAACTCCCGCCCTGACCTCAAGCAGCCACACAGCGATCCTGCCCCTCAACCTGGGAGGCGCGTTTTCAACCACGATGACCAGCATTGCCTATACCCTCCTTGTTGGGAATTGCAGGTTCGATGTTTTCAGGCGCAGGCTCAGGCATCTTCAGACCGCCTGCTGCAAGAATCTCTTCAATAGCCGGGATGATCCGCTTGAGCAGCTTCGACTGACGGAACATATCGCGGCAGGCTATTCTTACATCCCGTTCGGGATTAGCAGGCTTCTGCGCGGCTATCCTGAACGCCGCAGGAACCACCGTCTCGAACTTGAAGATATCCGCAATGTCGTAGACAAACGATTGCGGCTTTCCGGTATGGATGAAACCTACGGCAGGAGCATAGCCCGCAGCCAGGATCGCGGCCTCGCATATTCCATAAAGGCAGGCCGTCGCAGAACTCAGGCAGCGGTTTGGTATGTCGCCGCTTTCCCACTCGGTATAGTCATAATTCCTGTTTTTCCATTCAACCCTGTACTGGCGCGCAAGTAGTTCATACATTTTGCGAACACGGACACCCTCAATGCCGCGAAGCTGCTCAATGCTGCGCCTTTCCGGTGGAGCCTCCCTGAAACGCATTGCATACATCTTGCGGACGACCTTTAGCCTTGCATCATCATCGAGAGCCAGTTTCGCCTGATAAAGAAGTCTGTCGGCGCGTGCGCCTCCCGGTTGGCCCGAAGCATAAAGGCGCACCCCGCCGTCACCCACCCACACGAGCAGGCACCCGACACGTGATGCAAGGGTGACCGCCGCATGAGAAACGCGTGTACCCGGTTCCAGCATCAGACATGCCACGCCACCAACCGGGATATGCGTACGCACGCCGGTTTTATCGACAACAACGAATGCACCGTCGAGGACATCAAGATTTCCCTTTTCAATGAACAGGATTGAGACCCTGTCCTTCATAAGGGTCGGCTTCAACGGCGGAAGTATTGGTTCGGCCATCAGGCTTTTCCTTTCAGTCGTTTCAGCTTTTCCGGCTCGGCGAGATAGTTCTCTTTTGATACGACTTTCGAACCGGTCTCGGCTTCAAGCTTTTCGCGTGCTTCTCCGGCAATGCGCCCTCCTTTGCGGGCGGCAACCTTGTTCTCAGGCAATCCTTGTGCGTTATGTTTTCTGGTGATTTCGGTTGTGGCCGCCTCGCTGAGCATGGAGAATATAAGCTCCAGGTCGTTCATGTGATCGCGCAGATTTTCGCGTTTGTGGCCCTTTTGTTTCTTATATTCGGAAGGCGTCAGGCCGAATGCGGCCTTCGAGATTTCAGCAGTAAGGATCGCGTATTCAGGCTCACCCTTGACGCCCCTGTCTTTCCATTCGTCAGTCAGTTCGGCGCGGATTGCTATGCCACGCATGCGCTTTTCGATCCAGTCATCCGAATAGCCTTTCGCCTTGTAAAGCTCACGCGTTCTCTTTGTGGCAAGCTCGGGATCTTCGATTTCCTGAACACGCTCATAGCCGACTTTAGCGAGCCAGCGCTTGAACGGCTCCGCCTTCGGTGACGGGATGGATTGGATAATGCGGAATATGCCTTCTGTGTTGGCGCAATTCATTTTCTGGATACCGCCTTGAGTTTCAATTGAAAGGGGGGTGACAATTTGTCCCCACCCTTTGGATAATTCGGCATCGCGGCTTCGCATTTTCTTTATATAATCCGATGCATTCACAGTATCCGTCAGAGCCTCGACAACATCGACGACCACAAACCACCATTCATCATTAACAAGCGTTCGCCTGATTTCCTTACTCTGAAACACCACCAGCTTTGTTTCCATCAACTTACCTCATACTCGCCGAACCATCATCAACCCGCAGCCAAAAGCTTTGGCTGGGCCGATGCCTTCAAACAGACACTTCTTAACAAAAATATCCGGCTCAATAACCGTCAGAATGCCGTTAAAATCCAGTGAACTGAAGGTTATGGTTTTGTTTTCTTTTCCCTTAAAAAGCCTGTGCTGACGATATCCATCAGCTCTGACCTCATTCTCCAAAATTCTAAATCCATGCGAGACTGCACGTTCTTCCAGCCAGTGGAAACCCGTCTGCTGAATAATGTCAGGAATGTTGAAACTCATTCCCTCTTTCTTTAATTTTAATTTTTTCTCCATCACAACGTCATGCCGCTGTTGCCTCCCGTTTTCATCATGTCGGGATCGGATCGGATTTGCGCATAAGGTAAAACCGAGACGCTGACCTGATTTAAGTTGAGGATTGTATTCTTTTGACAGGATTTCCCACATCCCGACTGTATCTGCCGGTTCGCGTTTTGAAACCGTGTAGAAGGTTGGCCAGCCATTAATCTCCTCATGACGATAGATGAAATCACGCGGCCGACCTGGATTGTCGGCAAACAGATTCCAGATAAGCTGATGAGTTTGATAGCCATTCTTTCTGGTAAGATCGGTTATATTGCTGGGGGAAAGGCCCCGCCGCAGGCTGATCTTGCTTATGTACATAGTTATTCCCCCTTACGCATTACACCGCAGTTTTCTCGTCGCTCGCTAAACTGCCAACGCTTGCGGGAACGTGGTTCATCCCGACGGGTTATTACTTGTTGACGATCAAGCCCGCTTGTCGAGTCATCCTCCCAATAAATCATTGCATCACCCTTCTGGATAATTCCCGATAATTCTTCGACTGGTTGCACAGATTCCAATGCATCACGCAATGTGGCTGCGGTGACAACCTGCGGTTGTAATGGCAGAGAGATCGGACATGACTTTCGCCCAAGATAGAGAGTAAAGACTGGTTTAGCCAAGGCAGCCGCCAGTTGCTGGACAGTGTATGGCGAACCGTCTGCCATGGTGATTGCCACTGTATAGGCGGCATCGCAACGGTAATCACGGCTGGAGAGAATAGTACTGAGGTCATCCGCTGACAGCTCTGAGCGTCGGGTGTAGTGAACAACTCCCTTCCTGGCAGGTGGAACCTGTGTCGTATGATAGTCACGAAGGAGCACTCCCATTGAATCAACACGGACAGCGAAAGAGCAAGATTCAGCCAAGGACTTCTGTCGTTCTTCCTCGTCACGACGGATACCAAGTGCAGCAGCTAAAAAACCGATAATAGCCGACTTTGAAGGGTACGCGAAGCTGGGACGATATTCTCCTACGGCAATATCACCCCAGGCAGCCAGTGGCCCATAAAGGCGAAACAATAGATAGTCGCGCATGGCCTACTCCGTTACAAACTTAATAATATTGTCCAGACTTCCTTCGCCGGTTTCGGCATTCATTGTCATTGTAGCTTCGGCACATTTGCCATAGACCTTTTCCATGTTCGTACGTTTGGTTTCTATCTCGGTGATTGCTTTTCCAAGAACATCCTCGCCACGCACCGGCTTAAGGAAGGCAACAGAAAGGGAACGAGGCTGCTGTTCACCCTTTTCTGCCAGAATGTAGGAAGAATAGGCGCGGGATGCAAAGCTGTTCTGCTTACCGTTTGGCGCTATTTTTGCTGCGGACTCAACCAGTGCGGCAAGAGACTTCTTTGCAAGCTCCTTATCACCCAGGTTTTCTTCCAACAGGTCACGGTTAATGCAAAGGTATATATAAAAAACCCCGGCACCAAACTCAGTTTCGCCGATGTGGGCTGCACCCAGATCATCCTCTCCACTGTTCAAGTCATCCACAGCTGTAAAGTAATCATCTTCGACCGCCACTTCATGCACGGTCACTGCATGAGCAACTTGCACGGCCGCTTCTGTATTAAAGGCGGGAGAGCTGGCCAGCATCCTGCCGAACATGGCGATATCAACGGCGGAATGGTTTTTCTGTAACAATTTGAGATCGTCAGCAGAAGGCGCCGTTTTGTTTGCCGCCAGTTTCTCAACAAGGGCCATAATGTTTACTTTCTCTTCCGGAGTGAAATGCGCAAGCTGCTCAATCTCCAGTTCTTCCAGGGGTTTTGCCGCATTGGCTTTCTTCGCTTTGCCGAAAACCTCGGCAATCTCTTTAGCCCATGTTTTTGCGTTTCCTTCGGCTACTCCTTTTGACTTCAGGGCATTATATATCTCGACTCCCATCTCCTTGGTACGGATGCCGATATGGCCTTTCAACGCTTCGGAGAACAGGTCTGAAGTCCGCCAGGCCCTCTTTAGACTCTGCGAGGAAATCCTCAGCCTGGTTTTCCCGCCCATGATTGCGGTCTTGGGACGGCCAAGGTCATCACGGTTAAGGTTCGATGGCGGGTATGACGTTAACAAATGTAATTGGATAAAAGTACTCATATTCATTTCTCCTTTTTTATATATGTAAATTATTTTTCTGATGGCGATTTTGAATAATATTCAAAAGCCCATTCCTTGCGAATATCGGTATATCTGTCGTTCCATAGGTAGACGCTTCTAGCCAGACTCTGTAAATTAACAGAACCATTCAACAGGGCCACAATGCGCCCCATGGCGGTAAACAACTCGTCCGGCTCCTTTGCCTTGAGCAGTCTTCGGAAACGCAGGCCTTTCACATATACAGAACCATCAGGCTTAACTGTTGCCATCTGCTCTGCCAGTGTATCACCTGCAATGTTGGTTTTCACTCGTGCGGCAAGGCCTGCCACTAGAGCAAGGGCATCGGCATTCACTGCGCCTAATTTCCCAAGAGCAAGTCGTAATCTGTGATAAGCAGGAGTAAACGCCACTTCGGTCAAAGTGGCGCAGCGCCGCAATTCGGCCCGGTCTCCCCTGTTGTCGTTCAATGCCTGCCACCAAACAGCAAGTGCTTGCGTTTCGGGTGAATCTTTGTCGAATTTAAGATAGGTTGTACTCATCTTGCCTCCTTTCAGTTATATAATCAAAGCAGTGAATCTGCTTGTTTTTATGCTGTTTTAGACTTTGTTTTTTTTGTTTTTAACCGATTGATTCTAAGGTATTCCAAGCAATTCCATAATCTTCTCACTACGGTTGAATTTGCCCAAATCATTACGGGCAATTACTACACGCTTGGGGTCGGCATCTTCGATCGGGCCGTTCCAAGCATAGGTGTCAAAGAGTTTCAACGATTGATGACAGAGGACAAAAAGCCATTGATTGCAGACTTCATGTGTGTCATTACCTGCCTCTAATGCAGTATTCAAAGTATTCAGGGCGGAATAAAAATCAGTTTCTGTCTGTTGCCAAAAACTTTTATCAATAAAAGATGTATCGCCTTTTGCATCGCTCGGGCGTTTAAACCAGGCTTTTTTCAGGGCGCTCCTGGTATTATGTGCGATTTCAGAAGCAGCTTTTATCATGCCCCCGATCTTCTCTTGATAATCAATAAGGATAGAATCTTTAACATAGAGCAATGGCATGGTTGATTCGTACCAGCAACGTGCCTTCATGTTATCCATGTCATAACCAAAAGCCCAAAGGCGGAACTGCCATCCACTTTTCCAGCGCTTGTAAAATTCAAGGACAACTCGGGCCGGCATTCTGTTTTCACTAATATCCTGTTGCACAAGTCCAAGCCAGTGACGGTAGTTGAGGCCACCTGGTTGGGCATGAACCGGCAACAATTCACCCTCTTTATTTTTTGTATATGGCGAGAGAGGATGCAACCATGAGCCATTAAAATTCATGCCATAGTTCTTATCCTGATATTCCTTAATAATTTTCTCTGAAGTATTCCCGCATATATCACAGACACCATTTACCAAATTGTCCAGATTTAGACGAATGCGGCGGGGCATTCCCCAATACATAACAGATGGATTATAAACTTCTGGGGTTGCATCCGAACCGATGTTTTTTTCACTGGTACGAGTTCTTCCCAACCATGGGAACCTTGTTGAATCCTCTGATAAAGTAGGATCTCCACAAATATTGTTGAAAATATTTTTTTCAAGAACATTCAGCCAAATTAGCTGCCATAGGGTACTATGATTATCATCACCTGCTATAATAGTTGATAGTGGGCCGCCCCCACGGAGAGATGTTCTAAAACCAGCACCTCCGGCAGGAGCATTGGTTTGCATCGTGAATAATGCAGTTGAGCAGCAAGAAGGACACATCCCACCAATTGTATTTCTTTTGATAAAATGATCCTTGTTGTGTTTCTTTGTTGATTCCCCAGGCATATCGATCAACAATCCATCAATATCTCCTTGGGCAACATCTAATCTTTCAAAATCCTGCATAAACCTTGGCCCATCCCCGCCAAGTTCAAAGGCATGTCTAACCGTTGCAAACTTATCTTTCAGTTCATCCGGCGTGGGCGGTTCAATAAGTCGTTTACGCCACTCGGTGCCATTTAGTGGAGCAGCGACTGTCTGAACCAGCCCGATTAAAAATTGAATAAGTGCTCCGTTGAAATCCGGGCGCGGAGCGTCAAGAGACACAACAGGATTGTTCGCGAACTTATCTGTCACCTCCCACGGGGCAATCATGGTTTTTGTCCCATCCCGGCGGATTACCGGTATCCATTGTTCATCAATCAGATTGAATTGCATTTATTCCTCCTTCTTTTTGACCGTAACTCCAGTCTGTGGATCATATTCCAAGATAATAGTTTCCTGTTTTTTGTTCATCGCCAATCCTCGCCAGCGCCCATCATCCCCCTGTTGAAGAGGAACAAGTACCGTCCATTTACCTTTATCCGGCAACTGCTCTTTCAATTTGGCAATGGAGTCACCCAGAGCGCCATCATGACTGACTTCGGCATCCACCAGGGCGTTCCTGATGTTCACCTGACTCATGTCCCATGAGAATCTTTCATGTGAATACCAGGGAGCAAGCGTCACGCCGTCCCACCGAGCCAAGCGTACTGTAGTCTCCATTCCACCCAACCGGGTCGGAGTTTTCATGTCTTCACGCCACTGCGTTATCGTGGCTTCATATCCCTCATCCAGTTTAAGCATATTGATATGGGCAAGGGATTTATCCGCCTGCCATTTGGAGTCTGCCTGCTGATCACGTTGCCGTAGAGGTTCGGGGATTATGTCCGCACTCTCTGAAAATGCAGCTTCAATGAGTTCGCGCGCATCATCAGGCATTTTCAGCACCCCTTTATCTGACAGCAGTTTTGCTGTAAGCCAAAGACAACCATGACTTGGGTAGACAAAAGCAGCTTTTGGGAAGGCGGCCTTGTACCAGCTATCTGCAACATCATATTCTGGAAGCGGGCCATGAATAATCAGGCAGGGCGGCTCACGTCTATCAGGTCCTTCTACCAGAGGATTCCCTTGCTCGTCGCGAGGGTGACGATGGAGACGCCCAGCCCTCTGTATCAGCAAATCCATGGGGGCCAAATCGGTAATCAAGAGGTCGAAATCCAGATCAAGCGATTGCTCAACAACCTGTGTGGCGATCAGAACCCTTCCGCTTCTTTCTCTTGCAGTGCTTTCTCTGCCGAAGACGGAGATAGCAGCGCTTTCAATATCAAGACGATCTCCCATGGCAAAACGGGCGTGAAAAAGCATTAATTTTTCTTCCGCAAGACTGCCCTTTAAAAGTGCAAAGCCATTCAATGCATCATGAACGGTGTTTCTGATCCAGCAGACACACCTGCCCTTGTTTGCCGCCTCCACAATCTGTTGCATCACCTTAGATTCATCATCAACGAGGCTTATCGCCACACTACAGCAACGCCCAGGAGTTGCTTCAATTGGTATTTCCTTTATACCTCCCTCTTCTGAATAGGCGGTTGCCTGAGGATATGCGTTGTTTTCCAACTCCAGGTTCTTTTGATCGTCACAACCACGGGCAAAAGCAGCAATGAAATCACGCCGGATATGTGTCGGCAAGGTTGCAGAAAGCAGGATTGCGCTGCCTCCAAGTGCGGCATGGAACGCCAGCAGATTCTGCAGCAGCTTGTTCATGTAAGGATCGTAGGCATGGACCTCATCTACTATGAGGATATGACTTGCAAGACCGAAAAGTCTCAATGACTGAAAGCGTGCTGGAAGTATTGCCAATAAAGCTTGATCTAGTGTTCCGACTCCCACGTCCGCCAAGAGAGACTTTTTACGATTGTCTGCCAGCCATGAAGAGCATTGGGCTGTGGCTGATTCTCCATCTAGTGAATTAGTGTCATGTCCGGCAACAGAAACCATGAAGGTCTCCGATAGATGTCGTGAGCCGTGCGCCAATACAAGTGATGGTGATGTGCCCTGGGCAAACAGCCTCTGATATATATTGATCATTCTATCATACATGGCATTTGAAGTCGCCATGGTTGGTAGTGCAACAAAAAGGCCTTTTCCGCATCCGGCAGCCATCAATCGCCCTGCTAGAAGGAGCGCCGCCTCTGTTTTTCCAGAACCGGTTATATCTTCAAGAATGAAAAGCTGTGGCGACGAACTTTCAATCGGGCATTGCTCAATAAATCTTTGCAATGGTGTTGGGAATGAAATGTTGGGGAACAGATCGGAAAAACCGGGCAGTTCGGATAATGGAATCCAAGTGTTGATTCCCGCATCACGAATTGCCTTTTCGGCTTGCGGAATGGAGTGGATTTTCCAGTAATCATCAAATGGCATCTCTTCTTCACAGAATGGGAACCAAGTGCTGTTAGATCCAATCCAATCGCAGAGCACAGCAAAACCAGCCATCAGCCATGATGCCTTCTTCATCCGTTCTTCGAGTTCCTCCGGTGTGGGAAGATCATTTTCTGTAGAAGAACAACCCATCAGTAAATCGACTTCACGGACAAACTGTTCAGCTGCTGCCAAATCTTGTTCATTAAAATATTTTAAATAGTTTAGGGGCATCCCGTTTTGCCCCTTCATCTGTGGTGGAACACCATGATGACCAGTGTATGCCCTTACCATCGCCATAGTGACATCTTGCCAATCGTAGTATGATTCATTTAATGGAAAGGCGAGATTTTCATTCTCATAAGCAGCTTTGAGGAAGAGATTACCGAGGCTGTCATGTCTTTCGATATAACTCTTTGCGCTTGTGATTGCCTGCAGTTTTTTCAACAAATCCGGACGAAGATTCTGAAAGCTCTCAGAGAACTTCCCGATATCATGAAAAGCAAGGAACATAACAATCCAACGGATACATGTTTCCTCATCAAGACCAGTAATAACGGTAAATTTATGCCGTAATGTCGCATCTTTTGACAAAAGCACATGACCCACCGCTGCAACGTCAAGGCAGTGATAGGGTAGGAGGTGGTATTTCCCTGAGATCTTATCTGCCTTACCCCAGTATTTGAAATATAAAGGTGTATTCATCATCTTTTTCCTCTTATCATCTCAATCCACACCATCGCCAGAAGACGGGCGTCGGAAAGAGCGCGGTGTAGTTTTAAACCCTCTGGAACACCTCCAAGAAGGTGCTTCGCCAGGGTTTCGAGTTTATAGTTTGCAAGACCCGGAAAAACTTTTTTACTAAGCTCAAGGCTGCATATTGTTTTGTTGCCTATATTCAGCCCAAGCCTTGAAAGTTCATGCCTTATGAAAGACATGTCGAAAGATGCGTTGT contains:
- the casA gene encoding type I-E CRISPR-associated protein Cse1/CasA, which produces MQFNLIDEQWIPVIRRDGTKTMIAPWEVTDKFANNPVVSLDAPRPDFNGALIQFLIGLVQTVAAPLNGTEWRKRLIEPPTPDELKDKFATVRHAFELGGDGPRFMQDFERLDVAQGDIDGLLIDMPGESTKKHNKDHFIKRNTIGGMCPSCCSTALFTMQTNAPAGGAGFRTSLRGGGPLSTIIAGDDNHSTLWQLIWLNVLEKNIFNNICGDPTLSEDSTRFPWLGRTRTSEKNIGSDATPEVYNPSVMYWGMPRRIRLNLDNLVNGVCDICGNTSEKIIKEYQDKNYGMNFNGSWLHPLSPYTKNKEGELLPVHAQPGGLNYRHWLGLVQQDISENRMPARVVLEFYKRWKSGWQFRLWAFGYDMDNMKARCWYESTMPLLYVKDSILIDYQEKIGGMIKAASEIAHNTRSALKKAWFKRPSDAKGDTSFIDKSFWQQTETDFYSALNTLNTALEAGNDTHEVCNQWLFVLCHQSLKLFDTYAWNGPIEDADPKRVVIARNDLGKFNRSEKIMELLGIP
- the cas3 gene encoding CRISPR-associated helicase Cas3', which produces MMNTPLYFKYWGKADKISGKYHLLPYHCLDVAAVGHVLLSKDATLRHKFTVITGLDEETCIRWIVMFLAFHDIGKFSESFQNLRPDLLKKLQAITSAKSYIERHDSLGNLFLKAAYENENLAFPLNESYYDWQDVTMAMVRAYTGHHGVPPQMKGQNGMPLNYLKYFNEQDLAAAEQFVREVDLLMGCSSTENDLPTPEELEERMKKASWLMAGFAVLCDWIGSNSTWFPFCEEEMPFDDYWKIHSIPQAEKAIRDAGINTWIPLSELPGFSDLFPNISFPTPLQRFIEQCPIESSSPQLFILEDITGSGKTEAALLLAGRLMAAGCGKGLFVALPTMATSNAMYDRMINIYQRLFAQGTSPSLVLAHGSRHLSETFMVSVAGHDTNSLDGESATAQCSSWLADNRKKSLLADVGVGTLDQALLAILPARFQSLRLFGLASHILIVDEVHAYDPYMNKLLQNLLAFHAALGGSAILLSATLPTHIRRDFIAAFARGCDDQKNLELENNAYPQATAYSEEGGIKEIPIEATPGRCCSVAISLVDDESKVMQQIVEAANKGRCVCWIRNTVHDALNGFALLKGSLAEEKLMLFHARFAMGDRLDIESAAISVFGRESTARERSGRVLIATQVVEQSLDLDFDLLITDLAPMDLLIQRAGRLHRHPRDEQGNPLVEGPDRREPPCLIIHGPLPEYDVADSWYKAAFPKAAFVYPSHGCLWLTAKLLSDKGVLKMPDDARELIEAAFSESADIIPEPLRQRDQQADSKWQADKSLAHINMLKLDEGYEATITQWREDMKTPTRLGGMETTVRLARWDGVTLAPWYSHERFSWDMSQVNIRNALVDAEVSHDGALGDSIAKLKEQLPDKGKWTVLVPLQQGDDGRWRGLAMNKKQETIILEYDPQTGVTVKKKEE